The following DNA comes from Anaerostipes rhamnosivorans.
GCAGGAAAAGCCTGACCATATACCGGGATATGACAGGAACAGTTCCGGAGGATGCTGTGCTCTGTATGGAAAATCACCACCAGATGGTTGAAATATTTGTTGGAAAACAAAAGGTATACTCTTACGGGAAAAAAAATAAAGGGCCGATAGGGTGGATGCTGGGAAATGTATGGAATGTGACAGATCTGCCGGAGGTTCTGCATGGAAAAACATTGGCTGTTAAGATTACCGCTCCGTATACCCCGGGAAAATGGAAGCTTCCCCAAGTCATTCTGGGAAATCATAACACAGTGACGCAGATGATCAGGGATGACTGTCTGGATATCGTTTTGTTTTCGGTGCTATCTACGGTGCTTGGTCTGTTTTTCCTTCTTGTGTTTTTTTTATTGCGTTGGAAGAAGCTGGACTTTAACAAACTGGATTTTTTGTTTCTCGGTATCTTTATTCTGATTTCTACCCTATGGATCCTGACAGATTCAAAGATCCCTCAGTTTTTGACAGAACAGTTTGCCCCGGTGTATATTCTATCGTTTTTATTGTTTACTTTGCTGCCGGTGCCATTTCTGTTTTTTCTCCGTCAGATCTGCCGCCATGGAAGGGAACTGCTGGACTTCTTGAGCCTTTTGTTTATTCTCCAGGCGATTTTTTGTGCGGTGTTCTATATGGCTGGCATCGTTGACCTGGTCAAAATCCTGCCAGTCACTCATATCCTGATGGCGGCGGCTACGGTGTTGAGTATTTTTTTGTGTCTGAGGGAGCAGATTCGCTACCGCAACAGAGACACCTTTTTTGTTCTGGCGGGTATTACCGCGTTGGCTGTGGGAGGCATGGTCTCTTTGCTGGCATTCCGTCCTCAGGACAGCGGGGATAATTCACTGTTCTTCCGCTGCGGGCTGATCGTGTTTTATGTTTTTCTCTGCTATGGCAGCCTGAAAAGGGGCGTGGGACTGCTCAAGACTAGTACGGAGGCGGAGGCCTACAGAATATTGGCGTATAAGGACACTATGACAGGACTTGGCAACCGTGCGGCATTTGACCGGGATGCGGAAGCCCTGCAGCTAAAGGGCGGACTGGGAGTGTTTGCTGTGGCGGTGTTTGACATTAACAATCTGAAGCACACCAATGATACTTACGGACATACGGCAGGGGACCGCCTCATCAAAGATTCCGCCTGTTTTATAAAAAAAGCTTTCTCAGAATTGGGAGAATGTTACCGCATCGGAGGAGACGAGTTTGTTGTCATTATGGAAGGGATAACGGAAGAGCGGATCCTGAAGGCATTTGCCGATCTGGAAGAAAGTACCCAGAGATCAAGTGAAGGGAATGCAGAAGGGCTTCATGTGGCCGGAGGGTATGCGTTGGGAAGCAGTGACAAGTCAGCTTTCGTATATAAGCTGTTCCGGGAAGCAGATGCCAAAATGTACGGAACAAAAGAGAGGACAAAGCGTTAAGTCAGATAAAAAGGAGGCGCCGGCAAGGCACCTCCTTTATTTTACGTGTTTTTTTATAGCTTCAAAGCTTTCTTTGCTGATAACATGTTCGATCCTGCAGGCATCTGCTGACGCAATATCTTTATCCACGCCAAGTGTTATGAGCCAGGATGAGAGAAGTTTGTGGCGCTCATAGATCATCTCCGCGATCTCTTTGCCGGACTCCGTAAGATAGATATATCCTTCTGGGGAAACCGTGATATGTTCATTCTGGCGCAGCTTTTTCATCGCTACGCTGACACTGGACTTCTTGAATCCAAGCTCTGTCGCGATATCCACGGAACGGACTACAGGACGTGATTGACTCAGGACTAATATAGTTTCTAAATAATTTTCAGCAGATTCATTTGCATGCATGAATTTACCTCATTTCTAATTTTTATATTTTATTTAAGCATGAAAAAGTATAACATATTTTCAAAACAACATCAAATTGAGAGTTAATGATAAAAAGTATCAATTGGAAATATTGACTACTAACTGATGTTAGAATATACTAATTAGTGAATGGAACGGAAATGATAATCAATACCAATAAAGAAAGAAGGAGAAATGATGCCTTTAACTATGATGAGTGAAGGGGAAGCAAATGTCATCTGTAAAGTCGGCGGCAAGGAAGAAACCAGAAGATTTCTGGAGAATCTCGGATTTGTAGTGGGCGGGATCGTCACTGTCGTATCTATCATTGGCGGAAACGTTATTGTGAATGTGAAAGATTCCAGAGTGGCGATCGGAAAAGACATGGCGAATAAGATTATGGTGAACTAAAAAGGAGAGACGATGAAGACGTTAAAAGAAGTTGCATGCGGAAATACTGTGAAAGTGAAAAAGCTGAATGGAGAAGGTCCAGTTAAGCGCCGTATCATGGACATGGGAATTACAAAAGGCGTAGATGTTTTTGTGAGGAAGGTTGCACCGCTGGGTGATCCTATAGAGATCACAGTGCGCGGATATGAATTATCTGTGAGAAAAGCGGATGCGGGAATGATCGTAGTTGAGTAAAAGTTACTCTATTTTACTTATTGGTTAGTTAAAACTAATATATATAAGTTTAAGCAAACAAGCATATATGAAAAGAAATGAGGTAAATGCAAAATGTCAATTAGAATTGCGTTAGCTGGTAATCCGAACAGCGGAAAAACAACGCTGTTTAACGCTTTGACGGGATCAAACCAGTTTGTGGGTAACTGGCCTGGTGTTACAGTAGAAAAGAAGGAAGGTAAGCTGAAAGGATACAAGGATGTCACGATCATGGACCTTCCGGGTATCTATTCCCTTTCTCCGTACACTTTAGAAGAAGTGGTTGCCAGAAATTATTTGATCGAGGAACGTCCGAATGCCATTTTAAACATCGTGGACGGAACCAACATCGAGCGGAATCTTTACTTATCAACTCAGCTCATGGAACTTGGAATCCCAGTGATCATGGCGGTCAATATGATAGACGTCCTCCAGAAAAGTGGGGACCAGATCCATATCAAGCAGCTCAGTGAAAAGCTTGGATGTGAAGTTGTAGAGATCTCTGCGCTAAAGGGTACCGGAATCAAAAAGGCGGCAGAAAAAGCGGTAGCACTTGCCAATAACAAAAAGGCGGCTCCTCCGGTACATACATTTGACTCCAGAGTGGAAGAAGTGCTGGATGCGGTGGAACTGAAGCTGGGCAGCGAGATTCCGGCAGAGCAGAAACGTTTCTTTGCCATTAAGATGCTGGAAAAGGACGACAAGATCCAGGAACAGATGAAGGTGGTTCCGGATGTGAGTGCCGAGATCAGGAAAATTGAAGATATCATGGATGACGATACAGAAAGTATCATCACCAATGAGCGTTATACATACATTTCTTCTATTATCGAGAAATGCTTCACAAGAAACAGAAAAGACAGTATGACCACATCTGACAAGATTGACCGTTTTGTTACAAACCGGTTTCTTGCACTGCCGATCTTTGCGGTTGTCATGTTTGTTGTATACTACGTTTCTGTTACGACCATCGGAACATGGGCTACAGACTGGGCAAATGACGGAGTGTTTGGTGACGGATGGAAACTTTTCGGACTCAGCGTGCCAGGAATCCCTTCCGTGATCGAAGCCGGACTGAATGCTGTCGGATGCGCCGGATGGCTTCAGGGATTGGTTCTTGACGGTATTGTTGCCGGTGTAGGTGCAGTCTTGGGATTTGTTCCTCAGATGTTAGTACTGTTTCTTTTCCTTGCGTTCCTTGAGTCCTGCGGATACATGGCCAGGGTAGCGTTTATCATGGACCGTATTTTCCGTAAGTTCGGTCTTTCCGGAAAATCCTTTATCCCGATGCTGATCGGAAGCGGATGCGGTGTGCCGGGTATCATGGCGTCCCGTACCATTGAAAATGACCGTGACCGTAAGATGACGATCATGACAACAACATTTGTTCCGTGTGGTGCGAAACTTCCAATCATTGCATTGATCGCAGGTGCACTGTTTAACGGTGCATGGTGGGTGGCCCCGAGTGCTTACTTCGTAGGTATCGCAGCGATTATCTGTTCTGGAATCATCTTAAAGAAAACAAAAATGTTTGCAGGAGAACCTGCTCCGTTCGTAATGGAACTTCCGGCATACCACATGCCGACTGTGTCTAATGTATTGAGAAGCATGTGGGAGCGTGGATGGTCCTTCATTAAAAAAGCGGGAACGATTATCCTTCTCTCCACCATCTTTGTATGGTTTACAACCTACTTTGGATGGATTGACGGACAGTTCAGAATGCTCACAGATATGGAACTTGACCACAGTATTCTCGCTGCTATCGGAAACGGAGTTTCCTGGATCTTTGCGCCGCTTGGCTGGGGTAACTGGAAGTCAGCGGTAGCTGCGATCACAGGATTGGTGGCAAAAGAAAATGTAGTAGGTACCTTTGGTATCCTGTTTGGCTTTGCGGAAGTGGCAGAAGACGGTGCCGAAATCTGGGGAACTCTCGCAGGAAGTATGACCACTGCGGCAGCATATTCTTTCCTTGTATTCAACCTGCTGTGCGCACCTTGTTTTGCGGCTATGGGAGCGATCAAGAGAGAGATGAACAATGCAAAATGGTTCTGGTTTGCCATTGGATATCAGACAGCTCTCGCATATGTAGTTTCACTTTGTGTATACCAGATCGGAACACTGATCACCACAGGAGCCTTTGGAATCGGTACAGTGGTAGCCTTTGTACTGGTCATCGGATTTATCTATCTCTTAGTGAGGCCGTATAAAGAAAGCAAGACGTTAAACGTAGACATAAATGGAGTGACCGGGGCAAAATAAAACCGGTAGACATGGGCCTGCATCGAATGTGCAGGCCCAGACTTTAAAGGAGGTTCAACATGGGAACTTTAATCGTAGGTTTGGTTGTTCTTGGCATCGTAGGCCTGGTTGTCAGAAGCATGGTGCGGGATAAGAAAAAAGGAAAGTCAATTCAATGCGGAAACGACTGTAAAAACTGCGGAGGGCATTGCGGACACTAGGGAATCTGTAAGTCTAATTCAGGCCCTTTATTTTGATATGACAAAATTCCAGAATTTTTGTTCCAGAGGCGGGTAATAATCCTTTTTCTTTCTAACGATATAAAAGGTATTTTCCCAGGAAGGTTCCGTCAATGGAATTGCCTTGATTCCTTGTCTGTGTATGGACGGAAGCTCTGGCATAACGGCTATGCCGAAGCCGTAGGCAGCTAATTCTACCATGACCCGGTCTTCTGCGATCTCATAGGCAATGTGAGGCTGACAGCCAATGGATTCAAAAAGCTTTGACACATCCGTACGGATTCCGCATTCTTTTGCAAAGATGATCTGGGGATACGGCAGGGTTTCTTTGAGCGTGACCTTATCTTTATTTTCCAGAGGATGGCCGTCAGGGACTATGACGACCATCTGCTGGGTCTGGATAGGGTAAAACTCCAGGGAAGACTCTGGCTTTACTTTGGCACAGAATCCGATATCACAGTTTTCTTTTTTGAGATCTTCAATAATTTCCTGGGACAGTCCTGTGGTCAACTGGAAATCACCAGACATCCCGGACAGCTGCTGTTTAAATTCAGACATATATTTTGGGACAATGGAGACAGCCATAGAGTCTGCGCTGGAAAGTCTCAGCAGACCTCCGCCTTTCTGGATCATGTGGAAGTTGTGCAGGCTCTGCTGTGCAGTATCAAGAATTCTCTTTGCATCCTGTTCAAAGATTTTTCCATACCGGCTTACCGTTATGTTTCTTCCTCTCTTTTCAAAAAGAGGAACTCCCAGTTCGGATTCCAGAGAAGAGATGGCGTGGCTCAGTCCAGGCTGGGAGATGGACAGCTGCTCTGCGGCCCTGCCGTAATGTTGCTCCCTCACAAGGACTAAGAAGTACCTTAAATATTCAAGATTCATGGAAAACTCCTTTCCTGACTGTATCAAGCAGTATCAAGAATGATAAATGAAATCAATTCTGATTATGAATTAATTCATTCAGATCATGTTATAGATTTAATGAATTGATGCTTCTATAATACAGCATATAGGAAAGAAGGAGAAGTAAAATGAATCAAAAACTAAGAATTCCCGGTGAGCTGGGATTACTTTTTACAATTATATTTAATAGTCTGGCAGTTGCTCTGATGACAAAAAGTGATATGGGGATTGCATCTATATCCTCTGTGCCTTATGTGTTCAGCATTGCCTTTCCGGTACTTTCTTTTGGAACCTGGAATTATCTGTTTCAGACACTTCTGGTTCTCTCACTGATGATCCTGAGCAGAAAAATCCAATGGGAATATGGTTTTTCCTTTGCCGTGGGGATCGCCTTCGGCAGAATGATTGACTTACACAGCGGATGGCTCGTTATGCTTCCGGATTCCAGGTTTATGAGAAGTCTGTATTTTATCACCGGATTTTTTGTGATGTGCATTGGAATCTGTACTGCAAATAACAGTCTGATGCCGATCATCCCTACCGATACATTCCCGAGAGATCTGACCAAGCTGCTGAAAAAACCATACAATAGAATCAAAACAACATTTGATCTCACCTGCCTTACAACAACACTGATCATATCCTTGTTTATTCTGAACAGACTGGAAGGTATCGGGGCAGGCACAGTTTTATGCGCGCTGTTTGCGGGAAAAACCATTACAGTTATACAGAAATGGTTTGACCGGCACATCAAGTTTTACTGTTTCTCTTACAGAGCAAAAAAGAGAATGATGAGACCTATATTTAGTTTTTATAGAACACTGAGATAGGAAATGGATCGAGAGTTTTCCCAACCGGATCCTTCGTGCAAATGGCTGGAAGGCGCTTAAAATGGCGGGTTGAAGGCAATAATAGACGAAAAGCTCAAAAGTTTAAAAGTTTAAGGAGGTTGGGAAAAAACGATGGAAACGTTGATTTTATCAAGAAAACTGACTATAATAAAAAGAAGGAATGACGGAAAGACGTTGGATTAACAGTAACAAGAGTTGTATTGAAATAACGGATGATCGTCTGACATATAAAAATATACTGATGATTAACAGTAACAAGAGTTGTATTGAAATAGTGTAATGTAATCTTTCTCAAAACTGTCATACAGTGATTAACAGTAACAAGAGTTGTATTGAAATAGCATAAGGGGTGTGCTATCTGTGGCAAGCCTGGGATTAACAGTAACAAGAGTTGTATTGAAATGTGATAGGTTTATCAATCCAGTCTGGATTCAGGCCGATAAACAGTAACAAGAGTTGTATTGAAATAAAACAACAACTTGCTCACTATCCTGTACTAAATTGATTAACATTAACAAGAATTGTATTGAAATTGTTGACGATAATACAAATCAAACAGATCTTGATATGATTAACAATAACAAGAGTTGTAAAAATTCGTTATCCTAATTAATTTTAATATATCAAAACGGACAATAGAGACTATCCAACTTTATTTAAATTAAATAATTATTATATGTAGGGACAGGGACATTTCTGTCCCTGATTTTGTGTTGTACTAAACTGCTATATTCATGTTATAGTTTCCTGATTTCTTCATCCTTATATCTCAAGGAACTAACTTACAAAAGTTTTCACCAATTTGGAGGATTGCTTTTGAACCAGGCCGGGAGCATTGGTGAAAATTCATAGGTTTTATGTTATGATAAAAAGGTATAACACAAAGGAGGATTTATGAGATTTGGATACGATATTCCGGATTCTTTTTGGAGCTTATTCCGCTCTGTGAACCGGGATCTTTACATAGAGGCGCTGTTGAAGATCAGCGAAGAATATGAATACAACAACTACTTTTTGAGCAGGGAAGTCTGTATCCAGGTCCTGAGTGACTGGAACGCGGACAAGCGTATCTGGCTTCAACGAGAAGAATTTGAGTCAGAGCTGGATGTGTTGGAGACTCCGCCCAACCGGATTTTAAACTGGCTCATAAAGACCGGATGGCTGAAGAAGCTGGACGATTTTGCCACACTCACATCCAACATCGTGATCCCGGACTATGCGGCTGTTTTTCTGGAGGCTTTTGAACAGCTGGTGAATCCACAGATGGAGGACACCGAGATTTATATCCAGAACGTGTATGCTACCCTATTTTCTTTTCAGAATGATAAAAGGATCAACCTGGGCATGCTGAAAACCGCCCTGATTAATACAAAAAAACTCAACAAAGCACTTCAGGATCTGCTCCATAACATGGATAAGTTTTTTGGACGCCTGTTAAAACAGCAGTTTTACGGGGATGTCCTGTCAGAACATTTGGAAGGATATGTGGAGGAGATTGTCAAGAAAAAGTATCATATGCTGAAAACCAATGACAATTTCTATCTGTATAAAATGGATATCAAGAGATGTCTGCAGCAGATGAGGGAGGACGTAGTTTGGATCGAAAAGGTCCGTGCCAAAGCCAGGGCAGAGGGCCGGGATGAAAAGGAAGATGTGCTGGAAACCCTGGATGCCATAGAGCGCGGTTTTGACGATATAGAGCACAGGATCGCCAATATGGACAAAGAACATTCCAAGTATGTGCGGGCTACGGTGACGAGACTGAACTACATGCTCAGCGGCGAGGCGGATATGAAAGGATTGGTCGTGAGCCTGTTAAAGCATTTGGAAACAGACAGGGCAAAAGAAGAGAGGCTTACAAAGGTGGCGGAAAAAATGAATCTTTCCCGGCTTGAAGTCCTCTCAGAAAAGTCTCTGTACAGAAGGAAAAAAAGAAAAGATTTTATCAGCAGGCTGGAACCGGATGAGGACATGCCGGAGCTTACCAGAGAAGAAGTATTAAAGCTGAATAAGATCCATACCAGATACAGTAAAAAGGAGATTGAAGAATTCCTGGAGAGCCATATGAAGGATGGATATATGGAAATGAAGGATGTGGAGATCAGCGATAATGAGGCTTTTGAAAAGCTGATCCTGGCCTACGACTACTGTACCAGAAAGAACAGCCGCTATCAGGTAGTGGAGAGAGAAGAAACGATGCTGGAAAATGGGAAATACCGTTATCCGGATCTGTTATTTGTGAGGAGAAAGGCATGATCGAATATTACGA
Coding sequences within:
- a CDS encoding FeoA family protein; translated protein: MKTLKEVACGNTVKVKKLNGEGPVKRRIMDMGITKGVDVFVRKVAPLGDPIEITVRGYELSVRKADAGMIVVE
- a CDS encoding metal-dependent transcriptional regulator — translated: MHANESAENYLETILVLSQSRPVVRSVDIATELGFKKSSVSVAMKKLRQNEHITVSPEGYIYLTESGKEIAEMIYERHKLLSSWLITLGVDKDIASADACRIEHVISKESFEAIKKHVK
- a CDS encoding FeoB-associated Cys-rich membrane protein, whose product is MGTLIVGLVVLGIVGLVVRSMVRDKKKGKSIQCGNDCKNCGGHCGH
- a CDS encoding Wadjet anti-phage system protein JetA family protein, whose protein sequence is MRFGYDIPDSFWSLFRSVNRDLYIEALLKISEEYEYNNYFLSREVCIQVLSDWNADKRIWLQREEFESELDVLETPPNRILNWLIKTGWLKKLDDFATLTSNIVIPDYAAVFLEAFEQLVNPQMEDTEIYIQNVYATLFSFQNDKRINLGMLKTALINTKKLNKALQDLLHNMDKFFGRLLKQQFYGDVLSEHLEGYVEEIVKKKYHMLKTNDNFYLYKMDIKRCLQQMREDVVWIEKVRAKARAEGRDEKEDVLETLDAIERGFDDIEHRIANMDKEHSKYVRATVTRLNYMLSGEADMKGLVVSLLKHLETDRAKEERLTKVAEKMNLSRLEVLSEKSLYRRKKRKDFISRLEPDEDMPELTREEVLKLNKIHTRYSKKEIEEFLESHMKDGYMEMKDVEISDNEAFEKLILAYDYCTRKNSRYQVVEREETMLENGKYRYPDLLFVRRKA
- a CDS encoding FeoA family protein, producing MMPLTMMSEGEANVICKVGGKEETRRFLENLGFVVGGIVTVVSIIGGNVIVNVKDSRVAIGKDMANKIMVN
- a CDS encoding LysR family transcriptional regulator translates to MNLEYLRYFLVLVREQHYGRAAEQLSISQPGLSHAISSLESELGVPLFEKRGRNITVSRYGKIFEQDAKRILDTAQQSLHNFHMIQKGGGLLRLSSADSMAVSIVPKYMSEFKQQLSGMSGDFQLTTGLSQEIIEDLKKENCDIGFCAKVKPESSLEFYPIQTQQMVVIVPDGHPLENKDKVTLKETLPYPQIIFAKECGIRTDVSKLFESIGCQPHIAYEIAEDRVMVELAAYGFGIAVMPELPSIHRQGIKAIPLTEPSWENTFYIVRKKKDYYPPLEQKFWNFVISK
- a CDS encoding sensor domain-containing diguanylate cyclase, producing MKEQIRSRYLVLLFCLSLVIVIGAFFYSKKAFVTDNIRINQEGEIETLSKGWYYIEAGKKIQIPGLPAYIEDDGRKSLTIYRDMTGTVPEDAVLCMENHHQMVEIFVGKQKVYSYGKKNKGPIGWMLGNVWNVTDLPEVLHGKTLAVKITAPYTPGKWKLPQVILGNHNTVTQMIRDDCLDIVLFSVLSTVLGLFFLLVFFLLRWKKLDFNKLDFLFLGIFILISTLWILTDSKIPQFLTEQFAPVYILSFLLFTLLPVPFLFFLRQICRHGRELLDFLSLLFILQAIFCAVFYMAGIVDLVKILPVTHILMAAATVLSIFLCLREQIRYRNRDTFFVLAGITALAVGGMVSLLAFRPQDSGDNSLFFRCGLIVFYVFLCYGSLKRGVGLLKTSTEAEAYRILAYKDTMTGLGNRAAFDRDAEALQLKGGLGVFAVAVFDINNLKHTNDTYGHTAGDRLIKDSACFIKKAFSELGECYRIGGDEFVVIMEGITEERILKAFADLEESTQRSSEGNAEGLHVAGGYALGSSDKSAFVYKLFREADAKMYGTKERTKR
- a CDS encoding DUF6198 family protein; this translates as MNQKLRIPGELGLLFTIIFNSLAVALMTKSDMGIASISSVPYVFSIAFPVLSFGTWNYLFQTLLVLSLMILSRKIQWEYGFSFAVGIAFGRMIDLHSGWLVMLPDSRFMRSLYFITGFFVMCIGICTANNSLMPIIPTDTFPRDLTKLLKKPYNRIKTTFDLTCLTTTLIISLFILNRLEGIGAGTVLCALFAGKTITVIQKWFDRHIKFYCFSYRAKKRMMRPIFSFYRTLR
- the feoB gene encoding ferrous iron transport protein B, with protein sequence MSIRIALAGNPNSGKTTLFNALTGSNQFVGNWPGVTVEKKEGKLKGYKDVTIMDLPGIYSLSPYTLEEVVARNYLIEERPNAILNIVDGTNIERNLYLSTQLMELGIPVIMAVNMIDVLQKSGDQIHIKQLSEKLGCEVVEISALKGTGIKKAAEKAVALANNKKAAPPVHTFDSRVEEVLDAVELKLGSEIPAEQKRFFAIKMLEKDDKIQEQMKVVPDVSAEIRKIEDIMDDDTESIITNERYTYISSIIEKCFTRNRKDSMTTSDKIDRFVTNRFLALPIFAVVMFVVYYVSVTTIGTWATDWANDGVFGDGWKLFGLSVPGIPSVIEAGLNAVGCAGWLQGLVLDGIVAGVGAVLGFVPQMLVLFLFLAFLESCGYMARVAFIMDRIFRKFGLSGKSFIPMLIGSGCGVPGIMASRTIENDRDRKMTIMTTTFVPCGAKLPIIALIAGALFNGAWWVAPSAYFVGIAAIICSGIILKKTKMFAGEPAPFVMELPAYHMPTVSNVLRSMWERGWSFIKKAGTIILLSTIFVWFTTYFGWIDGQFRMLTDMELDHSILAAIGNGVSWIFAPLGWGNWKSAVAAITGLVAKENVVGTFGILFGFAEVAEDGAEIWGTLAGSMTTAAAYSFLVFNLLCAPCFAAMGAIKREMNNAKWFWFAIGYQTALAYVVSLCVYQIGTLITTGAFGIGTVVAFVLVIGFIYLLVRPYKESKTLNVDINGVTGAK